In Euphorbia lathyris chromosome 2, ddEupLath1.1, whole genome shotgun sequence, the sequence AGCAATTAAATCATACAACCTGCTCAATCTTAAGCAATAATCATGGCTGAAGTCAAGCTACTTGGAACATGGTTTAGTCCTTTTAGTTACAGAGTGATATGGGCTCTAAAACTAAAGGGCATACCCTTTGAATATGTGGAAGAAGATCTGACCAACAAAAGTTCTATGCTTTTGCAGTATAATCCAGTCAGCAAGAAAATCCCAGTGCTCGTCCATGGCGGCAATCCAATCAACGAATCCATGATAATCGTCGAGTATTTGGACGAAACATGGCCCGATCATTCCTTGCTGCCCACTCTTCCTTATGAGAGAGCACTTGCCAGGTTTTGGGTCAAATTTTTTGAAGACAAGGTACACTTTATCTCTCATTACctcttttttttaagataattttGATTTTCAATTTCTGAACTTTGATTTGGTGAAATTTGATATCTAAATAAGATTATGTGAATGGAAAACGTGAGTGTGTGGAGATGTCCGTCTATTTTGACAAAAGTTCAAGTTTAGAAGCACAAATTTCaccaaatcaaaatcaatgaACCCCAAGATTTGGCCAATTACATGGCCGAAATATTGTTTTGGCATTGAATATTATGTAAATTATGATTGTTAAATAGGGTTCATCAATGTGGAAGATATTCGGAACCACTGGAGAAGAGCAAGAGAAAGCAGTAAAAGCTACCATGGAAATGCTAAAAACaatagaagaagaagccatGGGACTAATTGGAGAGAATAAATATTTTGGAGGAGAAAATATTGGAATAGTTGACATTGCTTTTGGGGCACTTGCTCATTGGCTGGGGGTGGTAGAAAAAACAGTAGGAATAGAAGTACTTGAACCCCATAACTTCCCTAAATTGCACTCATGGACCCAAAATTTCAAGCAACATCCCATTATCAGTGAAAATCTTCCAGATGCAGCAAAGATGATCGCCTTTTTTGTACCCCGTAGGGAAATGATACTAGCATCTGCTTCTGCTTGAGCCTTTATAATGAGTTCTTTTCTGCATTTTGTTTTATGCTCAATTTCTTAGGCATTACTGAGCTTTCAATCCTCAATTTCATTGTAATGTTTCTCAATGAGTGTGTGTAACATTGTATCTTTAACTCTTTTGCTTCTATGAAATAAGATTAAACCATGTCTCTAACCAAAAGAACAGCAGAACATAGTTGtaaatttctattaattttttcaaataGTTTTAAGGATTTTGCAAAACAACAGTGTTCTTAGTAAAATGATTTGTAGAAATGCATACCTCTTCCGCAGCGAAAATAGCTTTTTGTTTAGAGATCGCTTCAGGTGTTCCTTCCAGTTTCCGAACTGAGAAAATCAGCAGGCAAAAGAAGTAGAAGCTAAGTTAAGTTTGAAGAGAGAGTAAATAAACTTTCAGAGAGACAAAAACAAGAATACTTAAGCATAGAGATGAAGAGTGTATTATAACTAGCACGCCTGGAAGGATATTCAACTAACATTATATTTAAATCATGattaaaataatacttaaaGCACCAAATTTAAATATTCAACAAACATTAATTTAAAATGTCACGGAACCATCTtagctaaaagctcgagctgatagttaaaggcccacttcatattaatagctgacacacccccacacgcgaaAGCACATttgggcttgaagcgtgacaacacaggcccatattaccatgtcctgcaaataactcaacaaatgaggctgccaggaatcgaacccAGGACCACTTGATcacactggctctgataccatgtcatggaaccgattgaataaaagctcgaacttatagttaaaggtccacttcatattaatagctgacatgtcatggaaccgattgaactaaaagctcgaactaatagttaaaggtccacttcatattaatagctgacacacccccacacgcgaaagcacacttgggcttgaagcgtgacaacacaggcccatattaccatgtcctgcaaataactcaacaaatggggctgccaggaatcgaacccAGGACCACTTGGTCgcactggctctgataccatgtcatggaaccgaatTAGCTAAAAGCTcgtgtcatggaaccgattgaactaaaagctcgagctgatagttaaaggtccacttcatattaatagctgacacacccccacacgcaaaagcacacttgggcttgaagcgtgacaacacaggcccatattaccatgtcctgcaagtaactcaacaaatggggctgccaggaatcgaactcaggaccacttggtcacactggctctgataccatgtcacgGAACCATTttagctaaaagctcaagcttatagttaaaggtccacttcatattaatagctgacacaaaaacaaagaaaaacacattataataaaaattacattaatgatcCGAAAAAATACTTATTTGCATATTTGGCCTTGACTGCATCGCATAAAAAACGATGATTCTCGAGTTGCTCAGCGTTCATATGGCTAGTGTCCGTAGTCAATATTCGATGATGTTGAGCTATCTCATATGGTTTCCTAAACTCTAGCATTTTGGCAAACTTTGCTTTCCTAAGCTCTTTCATTTTAGCCCAATATTCCTTCATTTCTTCTTCAATCCTTGATGCTTCCATTTTGGACTTCCCCTTTCTCTTAGCCTTTGCTTTTGCAACCTTTTTTCTTATAGCACGGATTTCACAGTCATCGAGTTTGGTATTTGTGTCTGCATTCAATGAGGAAGAGTAAGCACCACTGTTCCTTCGGTTGTTTGATGCCTCACCCAACCTTCGCCTTCTCCACTCTGCCAATAACATAAACTCTTCCTCCTCGTCTGAATCATCTACCGATTCATTAAAGTAATATTCTTCAGTTTTTCTAAGCTCGGCAGGATCCATTTGAGTGTGTATGTAAGTGTTTCGCTCAGAAATTGTACTGGTGGTGGTGAAAGAACACCCAATGGTGTTTATATAGCCATATGGTAACGGCTAGTTTTCAATGATCaatttataagacaatgttattATTTCCAGCCCACTTCATTACCATTCAAGGCACAAGAATTTGTTCCAAGCACGAATTAAAAGCTTCTGGCTCCCATCATATGCCTCAACATTTTGTTGGCAGACAGCTTTTGGTTTCCCGTTATGCAGATGTGAACTATGAGATAAACAAGATGGCACATACTTTTAAGCTATACCttatttcattattattatttatatcaaATAGTTCACTATATAATTGATTTCAGATAGCAGAAGCAGTGGCGGAGCCCGAAATTTAAActtggggggctaattttagctgTACAGTTGTGGGTAAATTTTAACCGTCGTTTTAATGTGTTCGCTAAAAGGATGGTGGGAGTTGATAGGACCTCTTAAATAGAAGCATGTATCTGTAACTATCTCATCTACCTAACCATTGAAATTATATTTCATAAAGTTTATATACACTAATATTAGGGGCTACAAGGCCCAAGGGGCAAAACAACCGATACACAAGGGTAGAGCCGGTGGCCGGGGGCTCCGGCCCTCGGGCCCTaggctggctccgcccctgagCAGAAGTGCAGCAAATGCTCTAAAGCAAGTGGCAAACACACATTCAGATTCAAAGCCTAAATTACGTCCAAATATTCACCAAAGATCAAAATTCAACGCCTATATCAATAAAATATGTTCGTCTGTTACTATTTGATTTTGTTGCGCCCTTTCTATTGCATTATTTCCCAATGCCGAAGCGTACTGTATTAATTGAAATAAAACCTATCAAAACCCCAAACTCCACACCTAAATCTTAAGCAAATTTAACTCAAAATCCTAAATTTAAGCAATAAAATCAACAAAGTCGATATTTGAAACCATAGTCTTCAATTTCACGTAAGAATTGAAAAAATACCTCAAAAATTGGAGAAGCCCACTGCTACCTGGAACCCCGTTCGCCTTCGCTGGAGTTGGACCTACCTCCTGCCTCGCCGCCGAGCACAAAGATGCCACCGTGGCCGCTGGAGAGTGGAGACGCTGCCACTGTTCACGTCGATCTGCTCCTTTGTAGGAAATATGAGAGAAGAGAGACGAGTGAAGAAAAAAGAACAGAATtagttaaaaaataatgaaggACTTTCCTATAAAAGCGTCAAAGTTTAACGCTCTttctttttcaaaatataagaCCAACCTTctaaatttgtaactttttttcacttgGCTCCTTTAATTTAGAGAACAATCATTCAATctcctcaactctccaaaaacatcatatATAGCCCCCTACATTTcttatgttcggtcaaaatattgacccgtgtagaaaacgcgtttgactgttgaccacaccaatgccatgtgtcattttttattaaatttttccattgagatctctgctcggcgagcaagcccatttgtgctcggcgagcaactaccagagatggatttcgatcagaattcttatgccataatggaaaattttaataaaaaagtgacatgtgacattggtgtggtcaacagtgaagcacgttttctacacgggttaATATTTTGACCGAGCATAtgggtgtaaggggctgtatatgatgtttttggagagttgagggggttgagaggttgtcccctaaattAAGGgagccaggtgaaaaaaagttacaagtttagaggGCTGGGTGCTTATTAAGCCAAAATATAATATGTTATTTCCGGGGAGAACAAATACATCATTTGCGTGCTGTACCTTGGGTGAAATGTGCTGAACTGGTACAAAACCTTGGGTGAAATGCATGAATACCATGATTAcggtacaaaattacaactaactcATTTTAATaacaaacttaattcttaatatattattattcgttatgtattatgattttacatcataatttaaaaaatttagactctaatttataaatcataaactctATAAATATACTTTAGACTTCGaatatataaattctaatctttaaaatatattaaaaatacttattttactaatttgacataatctaaaattatgacttaacatagttgtaaatagttttttttgttgaattgTAGGCGGGGGATTTAATTGAAaagaaattattttattaatagaaaattaaaaccTTACTAACATACACAAGCACTCACACATTATTTATACATTTATGTAGCTCTTTCCTCACTCACACATCATTACATTTGCAATACATCTATTTATAAATAGGCTTCTTAATTGTGAACCATACATTTATGTCGGTTAAATGAAGCTCCTAGATTTATATGTATTGGTCAACAATTACCACTATTTTTCTTGTTATTTCTAGATATTTCCATAGCctaacaatttttatttttattttttttagtcaaTTAATTAAGTCGGTGATGATAATTTCAATACTCCCCCTCAGCACCGACTTATAATAACTCATATGTGCTAATCATTCCAAACTGCTTTTCTGAAATCTTCTTTCATAGTATTTTTCCATTTCTTGCTTAAAGATGGTTCTCTGTTCGTTGTTGGCTCTTTTATCATAACTTCTTCGATCACTTGTATTTCTTTACCAAACACGACTTGTTCACGCTCCTCTTTTTCGTTTATGGCGCGATTGAAGTTTTCCACTCCGTTGGAATTGCCACACTCTTCTTTGTTGGTCTCCCTCGACCTACGTCGCCTCGACACATACTTGTAATCTCTCTTCGGTTGTTGTCGTCGTCCTTTAGACCAATATTTCCAAACCTCTCCTAACTTAGCTAGTTCGCTCAAGCTCTTGACTAGAGCTTCCAACAAAGCCATCTCATTGATGATTGCCTTTTTGGTGAACCTTTGTTGGTTGTAGGCACCTTGCTTATATTTTCTCGACGTAACAACTTCATCTTTAGCTCTGTTTGCCTTGCGCTCCACTGTCTGCTTTGGCTTTTGAACCTTGGGCATCTGCATTAGCGTAGACTTCACCCTCTCCTTGGGTGACAACCATTTTGGTGAACCTGTTAGCTTATTTTTCACCATCTTCCCTTTTCGTGACACCGTCTTTGTCATTACTTGTTGTTGACGCTTCACCTCTCCTTTGACTGGTGGCGTTTCGCATGAAGTCGGTGACTCATTTCGGATATCTCTCTTGTTCCTTCCCTCATTGAAAGGCTCATCGAGTGGTTCCTCATCACCACCATGATTTTCAATCTTTTGTACAAAGTTGAGGGGCTGAAGGCAACCTAGCTGCCTTATTGGTTCCTCCTCCTTTTGCTGCCCAGCAGCAAACACTTGCCTTTTCTTTCCATCTACTATGGATGATTTGAATGGATCACAAATCACCGGCTCTACCATGGCACTTGAAGCCTGGAAATCCCATTCTTCTTCGCTTACTTCTTGAGCGTGTGTGGATGTAACGATGTTTCCTTCTTCTTTCCTATACCAACAATCTCGTGCATAATGACCTCTTTTGCCACAAACATAGCACTGGTTGTTCTTTCGTCGATATGTCTTCTCGTCCTCTTCATTATGGTTGTGAGTGTGGTGAGCTCCCCCTTGTTGCCAACTCCTTCTTTGTGGACTTTTCTGCCATCTCTCTTCTTTAGATCTTTCTCTGAATCTCGATCTCGCGGTTTTTGGATCCTTTCTCTCTTTATTACTAAAAATAGCTTTATCTTCATCATTAACTGAGACTTTAGACATTTGCTTGTCTAGAGCCTCTTGATTAGCCAATGTATTTTCCAATTCATTTAaacttggctctttagcccaTCCACGGGTTGCTGTAACAAGCGCGTTAAATTCGGGACGCAACCCATGGACTATTATTCTTCTCATTCTTGTTTcagtaattttattttcaggatccaattttgaaatttctttataTAAAGTTTTAACTTTAGTAAAGTATTGACTCACCGTCATGTCGTTTTGCGAGACCGACAGTAACTTGTTCTCGAGTTGTTGGAGCTTGGCATCGTTCGTTCTTGCAAATAATCCGGTAAGAGTGTCCCGTGCTTCTTTGGGGTTTTTAGCATCCTTGATGCGTTGCAGCAAATCGTCCTCCACCGAAATTGATAAAGCATACATAGCTTTACCACACTTGACCTTCCatttcttaaggtcattttGTTCCGTCGGTGGCGCTGTTTCGTTTCCTCCAACAGTCTCCCACAAATCTTAGCCGAGCAGATAAAATTGCATACGAGTACTCCAAgtactataattattattattgagtttttccaGAGTGCTTACTGAGGTAGACATATCTGCCATCATGACTTGATTATCTCCTTTAATTAACCAAGTAACACCGACCAATTATTTTTACAGTCCCGGACTGCGCACTAAAAATACCTCGTACCACCATGATCCCGGATCGCGATCTTTCGAAGCACTAGACTCCCGGTCCTTGACCGCTTACTTGCACTCGACCACGTACCGGTCCCTGACcgcccgctctgataccacttgttgaaTTGTGGGTGGAGGATTTAATTGAAaagaaattattttattaatagaaaattaaaaccTTACTAGCATACACAAGCACTCACACATTATTTATACATTTATGTAGCTCTTTCCTCACTCACACATCATTACATTTGCAATACATCTATTTATAGATAGTCTTCTTAATTGTGAACCATACATTTATGTCGGTTAAATGAAGCTCCTAGATTTATATGTATTGGTCAACAATTACCACTATTTTTCTTGTTATTTCTAGATATTTCCATAGcctaacaattatttttatttttttagtcaattAATTAAGTCGGTGAtgataatttcaatagtttttatGAATTTGTGTGTAATTTTCTCCAAAAACTTTTACTGGcctcctaaacttttaaagtttCTCAATAGTCTTCtcaacttatataaaatatttcgTTAGTCTtttgaatttgcataaaatgtaattaattgatcactcggttgtaaaaaaaaaagtaagttaaatacaaaaaaaaatatattgcacacgtcttaaaaaaaagtaaaacatccAAGATTGGGGTTATACGGTTTTAATATTAGTAAAggcaagttttatagttgaataagtaataacttcatttttaatctactaacttttaattatgtaataacattctaagatgcgtagAATACATCTTTcaaatttaatttactttttttttgcaatcgagtgtgtttgcaccataatttaattttttggcttttatatatttttaatttattaattggcCTAATTTATGTCTAAGTAGATTTTTTCAAGAGTGAACATCGGGGTAAACCAATTTCCTAAGGTGAACCTTAGAGGAAACTTAAGGTAAATCAAAAGGGAAATCATAAGgccatttaatattttaacgtgtattTTGTGAGCCAATTAGAATGCAGGAAAGTTAGAAACTGTCATACTCAATTTCACCGTGAAAGTCAAAGTGGAGCAGTTATTCACGACGTGTGCTGAATGTGGAGAACGTGACTTGTGGAAGCAAGCAAGAAGTTACCTCCAACATCTATAAAAGGAAGGAATCACGATGAAACAAACCCGACTCAACAATtcaaaacacccaagtaaaactctagcaaattatctaTAGACTTCAGCATCTAATTTTCTCAGTCATTCCCTtagtttcaattttcagatccaaAGTTCATTTATCTTTTCCAGcacaatattattttaattattgtttcatcattttctgtaaggtcggtatcgttttgataatcgaatcttttaAGAATTTTCGGTCTCTTTAATTCTTACAATCGTTTGTTACGtagaagttagaaagcgcactcaatttcactccatagttcgagaatactataattctctaGCACGCCCGCAATTTTCCACGAAAGAGCCAAATAAAAATTAGCACGCTCGGTGGGACCCAATCACAATGCCACCGAAGAAAAGTGATAAGAGCAACAAAGATCTTGTAGTTGCaagttctgaagaagaagaggtCATGGCAACAGGCAATGTTCCAcataggggtgtgcatcggtacaAAACCCAACCGAACCGAACAAACCGAATACtgaaatgatcaaaataattcaaaccgacaccgaaccgaataataggtaaaaccgaattaaaaccgaaccaaaatatgcggttcagttcggtttaaaccgaattaagttaaaaataacaaataacaaataaaaatcactatattttctcattaaatttacctcaacaacaacaaaaattgaaatattttcaaaatatacTTATATTGaattattatctcaacaataataaaaaaaattaaacttgtataatcaaatatatgtgtgtatatatatataaaaatataaaatatgtgtaattcggtgcggttcgggttttttacattttctgtcaaaccgaaccgaaccaaatactgaaatacatttaaaattaaaaccgatgccgaaccgaattgttaaaaaaaccgaaccaaaaaaccgaattcactcggttcggtttggtatgcggtttaaaccgaaccgatgcacacccctagttCCACATATGGTGGAACGAATTGAAGCTGAAAAGGCTGCTAGCCCTAGAGGACAATCATGTATCTCTACAGAGATCCAAAATTCACCATTCTTGGAAAGGCGTTTCAGTTCCATCGAGAAGAATATGGAAGCTATGCGGAGTGACATGGATTCAAAGATGGATAAAATACTCTAGAAACTGTCAGAACCAGGGGTAATCAAGAATGGAGAAAACCATGTTCCTCGAGGCTCCCCGGAGTCCAACGAGGGACATGGGTTGTCCGGCGCTGAGAAGTATCAGATTCCACCTTTGAGAGACGAAGTTGTCTTAGAGAAGGCCGCTAGTTCAGCAGGCCGAGAAAATACTGGTAAGTCACCCGTTTCTCAATATTTTGGAAACACTAATCCTACCTCCCACACAGCTTCGTATTATGAGGAGGAAGGAGGCTACCATATCACTAGGGACATAGGGGGCAACTATAGAGGAAATGGAAGGAACACTAGATTTCCTCATATGTCTTATGGTCACCATCAGAATGGCATGCCTCAACAGGTTTCAGCATTCAATATAGAGGCAGTGAGAGAAGTTGTCCAAGAGATGTACGGGCCTGGCCTCTGTCAAGTTGGTCGCCCTGAGTTCCACAAGCCTTACCCTCATACGATTGACGTGGAGAATCCTTACCCAAGGGGATACAGAGTACCTGACTTCTCCCTATTTTCTAGGGAAGATGGCTTGTCAACTTTGGAGCACGTAGCAAGGTTCACGATCCAGTGTGGAGAACTTGACAACTACCCTAACTTCAACCATCTCAAGTTGAGGCTCTTCCCAAATTCTCTGACGGGATCAGCCTTCACTTGGTATGTTACTCTCCCTAGGAACTCCATCTATGGTTGGCAAGATATGGAGAGGAAATTTCACACTCAATTCTTCCGGGAAGAGCCAGAAGTATGTGTTGTAGAACTTTTTAGGCTTACTCAAAAAGGAGGTGAAATAGCAGACTAGTTCATTTTTCGTTTCAAGAAGATTAGGAACAGATGCAATGTCTCTCTCCCAAAGGTGGAGTACGTGAAGATGGCCCAAAGGGGACTTGACATCGAGCTGAGGAAGAAGTTCCAAGGGATGGAGTTCAGAGACTTTTATGAGTTAGCTGCCAAGGTGACAGAGTACGAAGATCTGTTGAGGGAAGAGAGTCACAGAAAGAAGAGTGCCATGAGAACTTATTACCAATAAATATACCATGAGGTTGCAGTGGAAGATCTTAAAAGTACATGGATTTATGTTTGCCCCTTACTCCAATCCACCGGAGGACATGA encodes:
- the LOC136219437 gene encoding probable glutathione S-transferase, with the translated sequence MAEVKLLGTWFSPFSYRVIWALKLKGIPFEYVEEDLTNKSSMLLQYNPVSKKIPVLVHGGNPINESMIIVEYLDETWPDHSLLPTLPYERALARFWVKFFEDKGSSMWKIFGTTGEEQEKAVKATMEMLKTIEEEAMGLIGENKYFGGENIGIVDIAFGALAHWLGVVEKTVGIEVLEPHNFPKLHSWTQNFKQHPIISENLPDAAKMIAFFVPRREMILASASA